From the genome of Mustela lutreola isolate mMusLut2 chromosome 16, mMusLut2.pri, whole genome shotgun sequence, one region includes:
- the LOC131817665 gene encoding ret finger protein-like 4A produces MAAHLQDSSRCPVCLTYLEVPVYLKCGFACCLHCFDSLQREPGKEGFRCPSCSALSQRKDLRPGTHLGRLVSRIRELEPQLKAVLHMNPNVHKFQVEVTLDVDTANHYLIISEDLRSVCSGYCKQTRSAGAQRFDYALCVLGSPGFPSGRHYWEVDVGMSKAWDVGVCRDSADRQGPILLSAELGFWTVGLRKDLFQASTRPVTMLSVSPRLHRLGIFLDMNLGTVSFYHVSDGAHIFTFTGIPAVGPLRPFFAPGSPTTDGQGFLRICPKAQKERGIRGAGLGRMGATPEDILHRGQTEFSREVPRASCRPRRSPDKTPAILPL; encoded by the exons ATGGCCGCACACTTGCAAGACTCAAGCAGGTGTCCTGTGTGCCTGACTTACCTGGAGGTGCCCGTGTACCTGAAGTGTGGCTTCGCCTGCTGCCTCCACTGCTTCGATTCCCTACAGAGGGAGCCCGGCAAGGAGGGTTTCCGGTGTCCCTCCTGCTCCGCACTCTCTCAGAGGAAGGACCTCAGGCCAGGCACGCATCTTGGGAGGCTGGTCTCCAGGATCAGGGAGTTGGAGCCCCAGCTGAAAGCCGTTCTGCACATGAACCCAAACGTGCACAAGTTCCAAG TGGAGGTGACCCTGGATGTTGACACTGCCAACCACTACCTCATCATTTCTGAGGACCTGAGGAGTGTCTGCTCTGGGTATTGCAAACAGACCCGGAGCGCTGGGGCCCAGAGGTTCGACTATGCTCTCTGCGTCCTGGGATCCCCTGGGTTCCCCTCTGGCCGCCACTACTGGGAGGTGGACGTGGGGATGAGCAAGGCCTGGGATGTGGGTGTTTGCAGAGACTCCGCTGACCGGCAAGGGCCCATTCTACTGTCCGCAGAGCTTGGCTTCTGGACAGTGGGCTTGAGAAAAGATCTCTTCCAAGCCAGCACCAGACCTGTGACCATGCTCTCAGTGAGCCCCCGCTTACACCGACTAGGGATTTTCCTGGACATGAATCTTGGCACCGTTTCTTTTTATCACGTGAGCGATGGAGCCCACATTTTCACCTTCACTGGAATCCCTGCTGTGGGGCCGCTGCGTCCGTTTTTTGCTCCCGGGAGTCCCACCACGGATGGTCAAGGCTTCCTGAGAATCTGTCCT AAAGCGCAAAAGGAGCGAGGGATCCGAGGTGCAGGGCTGGGCCGCATGGGGGCCACACCAGAGGACATTCTGCACAGAGGGCAGACCGAGTTCTCAAGGGAAG TACCACGGGCCAGTTGCAGGCCCAGGCGCTCCCCTGACAAGACCCCAGCCATCCTGCCCCTGTAG
- the EPN1 gene encoding epsin-1 isoform X1: MSTSSLRRQMKNIVHNYSEAEIKVREATSNDPWGPSSSLMSEIADLTYNVVAFSEIMSMIWKRLNDHGKNWRHVYKAMTLMEYLIKTGSERVSQQCKENMYAVQTLKDFQYVDRDGKDQGVNVREKAKQLVALLRDEDRLREERAHALKTKEKLAQTATASSAAVGSGPPPEAEQAWPQSSGEEELQLQLALAMSKEEADQPPPCGPEDDVQLQLAISLSREEHDKEERIRRGDDLRLQMAIEESRRETGGQEESSLMDLADVFTAPAPPPASDPWGGPAPMSAPTSDPWGGGPVPPAADPWGGPAPTAASGDPWRPAAPTGPPVDPWGGTQAPAAGEGPTPDPWGSSDGGAPVGGPPASDPWAPAPAFSDPWGGSPAKPSTNGTTAVGFDTEPDEFSDFDRLRTALPASGSSTGELELLAGEVPARSPGAFDMSGVGGSLAEAVGSPPPAAAATPPPPTRKTPESFLGPNAALVDLDSLVSRPGPAPPGAKASNPFLPSGAPTSGPSITNPFQPTPPATLTLNQLRLSPVPPVPGAPPTYISPLGGGPGLPPMMPPGPPAPNTNPFLL; the protein is encoded by the exons ATGTCGACCTCATCACTGCGGCGCCAGATGAAGAACATAGTCCACAACTACTCAGAAGCCGAGATCAAGGTCCGAGAAGCCACGAGCAACGACCCCTGGGGCCCATCCAGCTCCCTGATGTCTGAGATCGCTGACCTCACCTACAATGTCGTTGCcttctctgagatcatgagcatGATTTGGAAGCGGCTCAATGACCATGGCAAGAACTGGAGGCATGTCTACAAG GCCATGACCCTGATGGAGTACCTCATCAAGACGGGCTCGGAGCGCGTGTCGCAGCAGTGCAAGGAGAACATGTACGCCGTGCAGACACTGAAGGACTTCCAGTACGTGGACCGTGACGGCAAGGACCAGGGCGTGAACGTGCGTGAGAAGGCCAAGCAGCTGGTGGCCTTGCTGCGGGACGAGGACCGGCTGCGGGAGGAGCGCGCTCATGCGCTCAAGACCAAGGAGAAGCTGGCGCAGACCGCCACGG CCTCCTCAGCAGCGGTGGGCTCTGGGCCCCCACCCGAGGCAGAGCAGGCGTGGCCGCAAAGCAGCGGGGAGGAGGAGCTGCAGCTGCAGCTGGCCTTGGCCATGAGCAAGGAGGAGGCTGACCAG cccccgcccTGCGGCCCCGAGGACGACGTCCAGCTCCAGCTGGCCATTAGTTTGAGCCGAGAGGAGCACGACAAG GAAGAGCGGATCCGCCGTGGGGATGATCTGAGGCTGCAGATGGCCATagaggagagcaggagggagaccGGCGGCCAGGAGGAG TCATCCCTCATGGATCTTGCCGATGTCTTCACGGCCCCCGCTCCACCACCAGCCTCAGACCCCTGGGGGGGCCCAGCGCCCATGAGCGCCCCCACCTCGGACCCTTGGGGTGGGGGCCCTGTCCCTCCAGCTGCTGATCCTTGGGGGGGTCCGGCCCCTACAGCAGCCTCTGGGGATCCTTGGAGGCCTGCTGCTCCTACGGGGCCCCCAGTTGACCCTTGGGGTGGGACCCAGGCCCCTGCAGCTGGAGAGGGGCCCACGCCTGACCCGTGGGGGAGCTCTGACG GTGGGGCTCCAGTTGGAGGACCCCCTGCCTCAGatccctgggctccagccccggCCTTCTCAGACCCCTGGGGAGGGTCACCTGCCAAGCCCAGCACCAATGGCACCACAG CAGTGGGGTTTGACACGGAGCCTGATGAGTTCTCTGATTTTGACCGACTGCGCACGGCCCTGCCGGCCTCTGGAAGCAGCACGG GGGAGCTGGAGCTGCTCGCCGGAGAGGTGCCCGCCCGCAGTCCTGGGGCGTTTGACATGAGTGGCGTCGGGGGCTCTCTGGCTGAGGCTGTGGGCAGCCCCCCACCTGCAGCTGCTGCAACGCCGCCACCACCCACACGGAAGACTCCGGAGTCCTTCCTGGGCCCTAATGCAGCCCTGGTCGATCTGGACTCGCTGGTGAGCCGGCCAGGCCCTGCGCCCCCAGGAGCCAAGGCCTCCAACCCCTTCCTGCCAAGCG gAGCCCCGACCTCCGGCCCCTCCATCACAAACCCCTTCCAGCCCACACCCCCTGCGACGCTCACCCTGAACCAGCTCCGGCTCAGCCCTGTGCCCCCGGTCCCTGGAGCACCACCAACATACATCTCTCCCCTTGGTGGGGGCCCTGGCCTGCCCCCCATGATGCCCCCAGGCCCCCCGGCCCCCAACACTAACCCCTTCCTCCTATAA
- the EPN1 gene encoding epsin-1 isoform X3 → MSTSSLRRQMKNIVHNYSEAEIKVREATSNDPWGPSSSLMSEIADLTYNVVAFSEIMSMIWKRLNDHGKNWRHVYKAMTLMEYLIKTGSERVSQQCKENMYAVQTLKDFQYVDRDGKDQGVNVREKAKQLVALLRDEDRLREERAHALKTKEKLAQTATASSAAVGSGPPPEAEQAWPQSSGEEELQLQLALAMSKEEADQEERIRRGDDLRLQMAIEESRRETGGQEESSLMDLADVFTAPAPPPASDPWGGPAPMSAPTSDPWGGGPVPPAADPWGGPAPTAASGDPWRPAAPTGPPVDPWGGTQAPAAGEGPTPDPWGSSDGGAPVGGPPASDPWAPAPAFSDPWGGSPAKPSTNGTTAVGFDTEPDEFSDFDRLRTALPASGSSTGELELLAGEVPARSPGAFDMSGVGGSLAEAVGSPPPAAAATPPPPTRKTPESFLGPNAALVDLDSLVSRPGPAPPGAKASNPFLPSGAPTSGPSITNPFQPTPPATLTLNQLRLSPVPPVPGAPPTYISPLGGGPGLPPMMPPGPPAPNTNPFLL, encoded by the exons ATGTCGACCTCATCACTGCGGCGCCAGATGAAGAACATAGTCCACAACTACTCAGAAGCCGAGATCAAGGTCCGAGAAGCCACGAGCAACGACCCCTGGGGCCCATCCAGCTCCCTGATGTCTGAGATCGCTGACCTCACCTACAATGTCGTTGCcttctctgagatcatgagcatGATTTGGAAGCGGCTCAATGACCATGGCAAGAACTGGAGGCATGTCTACAAG GCCATGACCCTGATGGAGTACCTCATCAAGACGGGCTCGGAGCGCGTGTCGCAGCAGTGCAAGGAGAACATGTACGCCGTGCAGACACTGAAGGACTTCCAGTACGTGGACCGTGACGGCAAGGACCAGGGCGTGAACGTGCGTGAGAAGGCCAAGCAGCTGGTGGCCTTGCTGCGGGACGAGGACCGGCTGCGGGAGGAGCGCGCTCATGCGCTCAAGACCAAGGAGAAGCTGGCGCAGACCGCCACGG CCTCCTCAGCAGCGGTGGGCTCTGGGCCCCCACCCGAGGCAGAGCAGGCGTGGCCGCAAAGCAGCGGGGAGGAGGAGCTGCAGCTGCAGCTGGCCTTGGCCATGAGCAAGGAGGAGGCTGACCAG GAAGAGCGGATCCGCCGTGGGGATGATCTGAGGCTGCAGATGGCCATagaggagagcaggagggagaccGGCGGCCAGGAGGAG TCATCCCTCATGGATCTTGCCGATGTCTTCACGGCCCCCGCTCCACCACCAGCCTCAGACCCCTGGGGGGGCCCAGCGCCCATGAGCGCCCCCACCTCGGACCCTTGGGGTGGGGGCCCTGTCCCTCCAGCTGCTGATCCTTGGGGGGGTCCGGCCCCTACAGCAGCCTCTGGGGATCCTTGGAGGCCTGCTGCTCCTACGGGGCCCCCAGTTGACCCTTGGGGTGGGACCCAGGCCCCTGCAGCTGGAGAGGGGCCCACGCCTGACCCGTGGGGGAGCTCTGACG GTGGGGCTCCAGTTGGAGGACCCCCTGCCTCAGatccctgggctccagccccggCCTTCTCAGACCCCTGGGGAGGGTCACCTGCCAAGCCCAGCACCAATGGCACCACAG CAGTGGGGTTTGACACGGAGCCTGATGAGTTCTCTGATTTTGACCGACTGCGCACGGCCCTGCCGGCCTCTGGAAGCAGCACGG GGGAGCTGGAGCTGCTCGCCGGAGAGGTGCCCGCCCGCAGTCCTGGGGCGTTTGACATGAGTGGCGTCGGGGGCTCTCTGGCTGAGGCTGTGGGCAGCCCCCCACCTGCAGCTGCTGCAACGCCGCCACCACCCACACGGAAGACTCCGGAGTCCTTCCTGGGCCCTAATGCAGCCCTGGTCGATCTGGACTCGCTGGTGAGCCGGCCAGGCCCTGCGCCCCCAGGAGCCAAGGCCTCCAACCCCTTCCTGCCAAGCG gAGCCCCGACCTCCGGCCCCTCCATCACAAACCCCTTCCAGCCCACACCCCCTGCGACGCTCACCCTGAACCAGCTCCGGCTCAGCCCTGTGCCCCCGGTCCCTGGAGCACCACCAACATACATCTCTCCCCTTGGTGGGGGCCCTGGCCTGCCCCCCATGATGCCCCCAGGCCCCCCGGCCCCCAACACTAACCCCTTCCTCCTATAA
- the EPN1 gene encoding epsin-1 isoform X2: MSTSSLRRQMKNIVHNYSEAEIKVREATSNDPWGPSSSLMSEIADLTYNVVAFSEIMSMIWKRLNDHGKNWRHVYKAMTLMEYLIKTGSERVSQQCKENMYAVQTLKDFQYVDRDGKDQGVNVREKAKQLVALLRDEDRLREERAHALKTKEKLAQTATASSAAVGSGPPPEAEQAWPQSSGEEELQLQLALAMSKEEADQPPPCGPEDDVQLQLAISLSREEHDKEERIRRGDDLRLQMAIEESRRETGGQEESSLMDLADVFTAPAPPPASDPWGGPAPMSAPTSDPWGGGPVPPAADPWGGPAPTAASGDPWRPAAPTGPPVDPWGGTQAPAAGEGPTPDPWGSSDGGAPVGGPPASDPWAPAPAFSDPWGGSPAKPSTNGTTVGFDTEPDEFSDFDRLRTALPASGSSTGELELLAGEVPARSPGAFDMSGVGGSLAEAVGSPPPAAAATPPPPTRKTPESFLGPNAALVDLDSLVSRPGPAPPGAKASNPFLPSGAPTSGPSITNPFQPTPPATLTLNQLRLSPVPPVPGAPPTYISPLGGGPGLPPMMPPGPPAPNTNPFLL, encoded by the exons ATGTCGACCTCATCACTGCGGCGCCAGATGAAGAACATAGTCCACAACTACTCAGAAGCCGAGATCAAGGTCCGAGAAGCCACGAGCAACGACCCCTGGGGCCCATCCAGCTCCCTGATGTCTGAGATCGCTGACCTCACCTACAATGTCGTTGCcttctctgagatcatgagcatGATTTGGAAGCGGCTCAATGACCATGGCAAGAACTGGAGGCATGTCTACAAG GCCATGACCCTGATGGAGTACCTCATCAAGACGGGCTCGGAGCGCGTGTCGCAGCAGTGCAAGGAGAACATGTACGCCGTGCAGACACTGAAGGACTTCCAGTACGTGGACCGTGACGGCAAGGACCAGGGCGTGAACGTGCGTGAGAAGGCCAAGCAGCTGGTGGCCTTGCTGCGGGACGAGGACCGGCTGCGGGAGGAGCGCGCTCATGCGCTCAAGACCAAGGAGAAGCTGGCGCAGACCGCCACGG CCTCCTCAGCAGCGGTGGGCTCTGGGCCCCCACCCGAGGCAGAGCAGGCGTGGCCGCAAAGCAGCGGGGAGGAGGAGCTGCAGCTGCAGCTGGCCTTGGCCATGAGCAAGGAGGAGGCTGACCAG cccccgcccTGCGGCCCCGAGGACGACGTCCAGCTCCAGCTGGCCATTAGTTTGAGCCGAGAGGAGCACGACAAG GAAGAGCGGATCCGCCGTGGGGATGATCTGAGGCTGCAGATGGCCATagaggagagcaggagggagaccGGCGGCCAGGAGGAG TCATCCCTCATGGATCTTGCCGATGTCTTCACGGCCCCCGCTCCACCACCAGCCTCAGACCCCTGGGGGGGCCCAGCGCCCATGAGCGCCCCCACCTCGGACCCTTGGGGTGGGGGCCCTGTCCCTCCAGCTGCTGATCCTTGGGGGGGTCCGGCCCCTACAGCAGCCTCTGGGGATCCTTGGAGGCCTGCTGCTCCTACGGGGCCCCCAGTTGACCCTTGGGGTGGGACCCAGGCCCCTGCAGCTGGAGAGGGGCCCACGCCTGACCCGTGGGGGAGCTCTGACG GTGGGGCTCCAGTTGGAGGACCCCCTGCCTCAGatccctgggctccagccccggCCTTCTCAGACCCCTGGGGAGGGTCACCTGCCAAGCCCAGCACCAATGGCACCACAG TGGGGTTTGACACGGAGCCTGATGAGTTCTCTGATTTTGACCGACTGCGCACGGCCCTGCCGGCCTCTGGAAGCAGCACGG GGGAGCTGGAGCTGCTCGCCGGAGAGGTGCCCGCCCGCAGTCCTGGGGCGTTTGACATGAGTGGCGTCGGGGGCTCTCTGGCTGAGGCTGTGGGCAGCCCCCCACCTGCAGCTGCTGCAACGCCGCCACCACCCACACGGAAGACTCCGGAGTCCTTCCTGGGCCCTAATGCAGCCCTGGTCGATCTGGACTCGCTGGTGAGCCGGCCAGGCCCTGCGCCCCCAGGAGCCAAGGCCTCCAACCCCTTCCTGCCAAGCG gAGCCCCGACCTCCGGCCCCTCCATCACAAACCCCTTCCAGCCCACACCCCCTGCGACGCTCACCCTGAACCAGCTCCGGCTCAGCCCTGTGCCCCCGGTCCCTGGAGCACCACCAACATACATCTCTCCCCTTGGTGGGGGCCCTGGCCTGCCCCCCATGATGCCCCCAGGCCCCCCGGCCCCCAACACTAACCCCTTCCTCCTATAA